From a region of the Impatiens glandulifera chromosome 4, dImpGla2.1, whole genome shotgun sequence genome:
- the LOC124937065 gene encoding auxin-repressed 12.5 kDa protein-like encodes MGLIEKLWDDGFAGPPPDSGLGKLRLRNIKTVKPMDMKEIGESSSNSPTTPGTPSGEMSPKDNVWRSVFNPGRNSATKRFGSQFYDKPQPNSPTVYDWLYSGETRSKHR; translated from the exons ATGGGTTTGATAGAAAAGCTTTGGGACGATGGTTTCGCTGGACCTCCGCCGGACAGTGGCCTGGGTAAGCTGAGACTGAGGAATATCAAGACTGTCAAGCCTATGGACATGAAAG AAATTGGCGAGAGTAGCAGCAACTCACCAACAACTCCAGGAACACCGAGTGGGGAGATGTCTCCAAAAGATAACGTTTGGAGAAGTGTGTTTAACCCAGGCAGAAATTCGGCCACAAAACGATTTGGCTCTCAGTTCTATGACAAGCCACAACCTAACTCTCCTACTGTATATGATTG GCTTTACAGTGGGGAAACTAGGAGCAAGCATCGCTAA